ttttaaaaaatgtttttgaaatttcttattaaagctttttattttaaaaatatatgcagataatttttcaacactgactcttgcaaaaccttgtgttccaagttttctttctcttccatccaTTGCCTCCCTTAGATGGAAAGTAACCCAACATATgtaaaacatgataaaatatattaaatctaatatatgcatacatatttatacgattatcttcctgcacaagaaaaatcagatcaaaaaggaaaaaaatagaaagaaaacaaaatgcaagcaaataacaaaaagattgaaaatgctatgtttgatccacactcagttcccacagacctttctctgggtgcagatggctctctttatcacaagatcattggaactggtctgaaccatctcattgttaaagagggccacatgcatcaaaattgatcatcatataatcatattgttgccatgtacaattatcttctggttctattcacttcacttagcatcagttcatgtaagtctctccaagcctcttctGAAGTCTTCcttctggttgtttcttacagtagaataatattccataacattcatataccataacttattcagtcattctccacctAATAAATATCCActtagcttccagtttcttgccactacaaaaagggctaccacaaacatttttgcacatgtgggtccttttccctccattatgatcttttgggatataaactcagtaaAAACACTCCTGGGTGAAAggatatgcatatttttatagccctttgggcatagttccaaattgctctacagaatggatgtatcagttcataactccaccagcaatttattagtgtcccagttttttcacatcccctccaacattatttttttttctccatcatcttagccaatctgagaagtgtgcaATGGTAcatcagagctgttttaatttgcatttttctgatcaatagtgactaagagcatcttttcatctgactagaaaaaaaatttttcatctgaaaaatttctgttcatatcGATTGATCATTtctcaactggggaatggctttgattcttataaatgtgagttaattctgtacatattttagaaatgaggccttcataaGAACACTTGAATATAATTTTCcgcagtttattgcttcccttctaaccttgtctgcattgtttttgtttgtacaaaaactttttaacttcatgaaataaaaattatctattttgtgttcagtaatgaactccagttcttctttggccacaaattcctttccttATCCACAGCTTTGAAAGAAAACTATCCTTTGATCTTCTAaattacttataatatcactctttatgtctaaatcatgagcccattttgacctcatcttggtatagagtgttagaggggggtcaatgcctagtttttgctattctaatttcaaattttccaagcagttttggtcaaataatgagttcttatcacaaaatCTGGggtctcaaacactagattactatggccattgactattttgtcctgtgaacctaacctattacactgatttcctactctgtttcttagccagtactaaatggttttgatgactgttgtttataatatagttttaggtctggtacagctaggccacttacatttccatttttttttcataaatttccttgaaaatcttgaccttttgttcttccaggtgaactttgttattattttttctagatttataaTTTCTTGGATGTTTGACTGGTACAGCACTAGATAAGTAGGTTAATTGAGGtagcattgttatttttattatatttgattagTTTACCTATgaccacttgatatttttccagttaattaGGTCTgcatttatttgtgtaaaaaatattttgtagttgaCAACATCCCTTCTTAATGAGAACTAGGCTTTCTTCTACCAACATAGCCATTTTTcgcttttccattttctcattcccctgcctcctcttctcccccaggCCCAAGACAACATATTTATAATCTCATGAGAAAAGCATGTGGCTATAAAGCTAATTTTTTAATGAGTCCCTTGGGATTCAATTGCCAAGGGCTCAATGCTTAAATCACCTGACACCAATTCCCCATAAGGGTCAGAAGAAACACAGGACTCTCTTGACTTAATCTGTCATCTTGACTGACAAGATTTCTGCTACAACTATAAATACTACCTGTTCACCATGACCATAATTTCTGAGAGGCCAAACTCTGAAATTTAAAGGTAAGTATTTTTAATACTGATAAATGAAATTACTGGTTGAAAGACACATAAATGAAAACCATGTTCCATTTTAATGGAGTGTTGGTctacaataaaattcatattacCATTTCTCCCAGTGTTGATTATTTTCTGAAGGttaaattcatttgtttttaatgtagAACAATTTTAGCTTACAGAATCTACATTTTTCTAGGGCAAGATTATTCTGCTATATATATGTCATAAATTTAAATAAgcacataggaaaaaaattacttgtttGAGAGTCGGTGACAACATTTTCAAATAACTCTTCAGTCACTTATTTCATGTatgatattgaaaaaataatttacctcctctcaacttcagttttttttatcagtaaaataaaaaaaggttgaACTAGACAGCATCTAAATCTGGGATTCTATAGTTACTTCTCAGGGATATTTTAAGAGGGAATACTTACATTAGGAAAGAagttgaaataaatatgaaattgaaaaaataacaactagaGTCACTGGATGATAATAGTATTCACTGAGTGGTGGATGGGATCTTAGAGCCAACTGGTTTGACTcttcacattttataaatgaaaaaacttaatcccaaagagataaagtgTTTCAATCCCTTCTAACCAAAGATATTATAGATACTTTCATGACTTTCATGAATAAAAACCACAAAGAGTATTAGAAAAGAAGCACAGCTATGGGATTTTTAACAccctttctttattttacagaagaggaaattaaggttGAAATGGTTATTTGACTTTCTTATGGTCATATAAGTTTTAAAATAGTTGATTTCCTTGCTGTGATTACTTCTTCCAAGATCAAGTTACatccctttttttccttattaaataaTCTTCAAAATTTTCTGTGGTAAACAAATAACAATCAACAACAACACACAAAAATGTGTTGCTTGGTAATCCATCAACCTTCTGTTGAGAGGCTCTTCTATTTTGACTAGTAATAGGATAATTGACACATAATCCATTATAACACTGGTTctctaaaatcttttaaatttggtAGTAAATGTCAGAGTTTGTAGTCAATTAGTACAGACTAGTAAAGTCTATACATCATATAACAATATGATGAGCCAcaataatgatataaaataattttatttcaagtttaCTTCCTGAAAATAAGTCTTGATgtaaataattgaacaataataCAAATGTGTATTTTCTAGTTTCAAATAAATTCTAATCATTTTCTCTAAACTGAAATATTCtattctttttgatatgattaaATGTCAAGGTACATAgttgatataaaataattttttaaaattcagttaaatgtgattttattagtatttgTAATTCTTAGGTAAACTCTACTATTGCAAATCAGTatcttttattcaatttattttttaagaaaatattctaaaacaaTGAGAAATCATATAACTTTCCCACATTCACAAAGTCAGTATGTGATGAGGATGGGTGGGTAAGGACTCAAATTCTAGTCTTCATGGCCAactttctgcctcttttttaCACTACCTCTTAAAATTgcatttagaatttttaaaaatgcatctaTTACTGaacattaatttctttcttataatcCTCATTATTCAAATACATGAAGTTATGTGTGCCATGATTATATTAGGCATTCTTTAAATAGAAGCAAGATCATTTTTCACTGGATTGCACTATACTTCAATCCCTGGAATCCAAGCCACATCAAAGTCTTTCCTTGACATTCCTTTCCATCATAATCAaaatacatatttccatttttcactGGTACAAATTTTTGACCTTTCCTTCTGATTGTTGCTATTCATAGTTTGATAAAAATCTAATGAATTTAATATTGGGGAACtacaattatttatattaatatttataaatacaattaaaCTCTCTGATAGTTCTTTAAATGCTTTCATATCACTGGGTGCTAAGACTGAAGTTGTTTCCCATATTCCAAAATCGAGAGGGCATATTAATAACAGCAATAGCAAATAAACAATACCAATAACACcagtaataattaatatttatacagtgcttatgttttaaaagatgctttccatattttttctcatttagacCTTACAATAACTCTATAAAGTAGATATGGATATTATATATAGCAATTGATGTTTATAGGGGTTGTATCTACATATATTCACATAGCTATTATGTGTTGggttgggatttgaattcaagtattttTAAATCCAGCAATCAATCTATCTGTTATAACTCACTGTTTCATCAACTTCTCTGCCCTGTCATAGTCCATCTATTGTTTACATACAATATGATGCAAATTGAGACAAACGAAAATGATTTTATGTGAgaatcattttacagaaaggcaTTTTTTTATCCTGgcatttcatataaataaaatattagctgcACTTTCATTCCCAATAAGGTAACTACATAAGGGTCAGAGATCTGAACCTCTGGGTTTTACAATTTTGGTGTCTGATATTTGTGTGCATCAGAATAATTCAATGTCTAGgaattttttagttaattttcatTAGCAGGTCCtcatactaaaaacaaaacagaggtaGTTTGGGATTGTTGATACAAGTCAGTTGTATGTTGGTCTAATTAGACATATAAAACATAACATGTACTACATAAAGTGCAATAATTCTGCAGTAAGAGAACCTGCTCAGTTTTCTGAATAATGGGAATAAAATACTTATACTTCTTACTTCCCAGGaatgttttatgaaaataaaaaccttaaacTTCTGTAGAAATGGGATTGGTTATATGGTTTTGATTGAAGAAGCATCTCCAAAATAAGAGCTTTAGGAACTTtattaattgtagaaatatatattcatGGAAGAACTGAAACACCCCCCTAAGAGCCAATAACTCtagttaaataaatttatatttcattttgtctttggcCTTCAAAATATAGCAGAGTGTGAAAGTGTTCCTCAATAAATTAATCTTGTCATTACTTTGGCTCTGATATAATATGTAGATGTGGATGTTAGTCTAAAAGACTGATTCTCCTctcaaaaacaaatcaacaacatcctaaatttcaaattcagtgatttttttcttccaatttctcaTTCTCATAACTTCCTAGTGGCATTTGATGCTGTCTTCCCTTAGTGTCAAGAGAACACCCTTTTCGTCTCTTCCTATCTTTATAGTAATAGTAACAATAGTCTTCATTAATATGATGCTAGAAGGTTTGTGAAGGGATTTACATTTATGATCTCATGTTATTCTCATTACAACCTTATATGGTACATACTGGCTTTAAACATGAGGATGCATGTCATTCAGAGGGTAAGTAAGCCCAGGGACATTTACCTAAAAAATGATGTGTCTACACTTGAACACAGGTTTTTTGGAATCCAAGCTGTGTTTTACTATGGTTCATAAGGAATGGTAAATATATAAGTGgttttgaactcaattcttcctgagtTCCAGTTCTTTATTTACTGAGTCATTGAGTATCTATCTGTAAGCTGTACCTTGTAAGcatttcttctttgccttcttcATGGCATCCTCTTCTTATTGACCCCTTAATATGGGTGTTCTCTGTAGATCTGTCCTAGCTCTCTGCTCTTTTCCCTTTACATAGTCTTTCTTAAAAACCTGATTCTCTTTCAAGGTATCAGTGATCATATTTATATGATCTGTCAGTGACACCAAGATTAACTCCCTCTCTCCATTCTGAAAGTCCTACTGTTGACTCTTCTGTCTTCCTTAATTCCCTTTTCTCTTACCAAAAAATGACAAGATTAACCTATTCAGGAATATTTTTAATCTATgggaaacattttaaattttttttcctgttcaagGCTCTCCACAGTTTGACATAACTGCATCTTTCCAAACTTTTTGTGGTATTACTTCCCCAATTCTATTTACACTTCTATCTCCCCTGAACATATCCTTTATTCCCTGCCTCTAAATATTTGCTTACATTGTTCTCTATTCCAGAAATGTTCccctgtttcttcttctgtagcTGACTTTCTAattatcctttaatttttttttaaattccaccATCTACATCAACCCTTCCCTATTTTCCTTATCAAtaataaattttgtctttttctgtacTTGGTGTAACACTTAATTACATACTTCTCTAATACATTGATATGTATTATTATGGTCTAAAAATATCTTAATACATGTTGATCCAAAAATGAGACTTGAAACTCCACTATGGAATAAACTGTggtatttgtaatttttctccatGTGTTTGTGATCAGCAAACACATCAAAAATTTTGTGAAGTGAATATCCTAAGTCAAAAAAGAGAAGCATTGTGAAGGAATGACTTCTGAGAAAATCTTCCGTCAATAATTGATGTTATTCTCAACACTGACGttactttacaaaaattaattttgactatgaaaagcattattttttgaaataatgagTCAAATCTGTTCCTACCAGTTCATAGGTGCCTCACTTTTTATAATAAGCTTTATTCCTTTAGCTTTGGACCATGATCACTATTAAAATTCAACCTTTCCTGAAAACAGTAATATTTCTTTAGCACattagtaaaatatatttctgatactttctttttcttgatactTTCTTGAGACTAGGcagaaatagggaaaatattagaTTCCCAAGGAGAGAGGGGGATCACAGAATGACCAAATGAGATCATACATGGAAAACATCTTTATAATCTCTCTTATATATGTTCCCTTCATTCCATTCACAAGGCTACTATATTAATTTAAACTCTTTATTTCtcacttggactattgcaataacctccCAACACTCCTCTCTGTTTCTAACCTTGCTCCCCTCTGATCCATCATATATTTAGATACCAAAGGACATTTTTGTAGTGTGCATTGGCCTATGTCACTCCTTTGCTCAAAAACTTCCACTGAGTCTCTATTGCCTCCTATATTCGAAGCACACCCTTCTGTTTTATATTGTACTGCATTTGACCAGCTGACTCCATTtatattttctaggattattgAACTTAACCTTCTTTATTCCTCTATATTCTATTCAACCTTGCAGTTCTCTGTGTATGGTATTCCATCTCCATTCTTGGTGATTTTGAACTTTATGATCAGCCTTCATTTCAGAAAAGCACTCTATCTGAATCTCTATATCTTAGAATCCCTATCTTCCTTCATTACTAAATTCAAGTGCTACCTATTACACAAGATCTACTTTGATTCCTCCAGTAGCTAGAACCTTTTAAAACCcctcagaaatatttttttttatttgtacatagGCAACGTGGATAGAGAGTGGATCCCAGTATCATATCTGATACAATGTGGTCTCTCATGGTAGACAAATCACCCTAATagttaatgttttaaataatccTCTATGATGATGCAAACTATATAGATTGTCTAAGATTATGCAGAGGTGCCACTCTGCATTTGCAAAAAGATTTTATCTTTGGGTTCCCTGTATCCATTGAAATGACATATCTAGTCCCTCTCCCTATATTCCATATTTATTTGTGGTTTCACCAGAACAAAATGTAAATTCTATGAGAGAAATGACTATtgtattttgtatgtgtgtgtttgaatCAATGTTTCTTATGAAAACTtaaggtgctttataaatttcACTTAGTATCGTGTACATTATATTACACATATTATTCTATAATACACAAATAGACTATAATTATAATATAGGATGGACTGTATTCAATTTACCACTATAATCATCTTATGTACTTATAGACCATACCTATTACAAGACAAcatcatattaatatattatactaatagactatattataatacatattaacATGTTATATTTATTACAATACACTATAACCATATTTCCAGATTGAAAGGCCAGGAATCAAAATCTAAACTTTGTCTATCTCAGTGTTTTACTTGTAGAAAACAATACTAAGAGAGGAAAATATCGTAGGCACCATGGACAAATGAGGCCACTTCTGGGACAGCAAATTATAGACTTGACATTCCCTATTTGCTTTCCTTacatatttctcatttctaatctttaaatttttctttataggtGGAATCAACTGGAATGGGGCAGGGAAACCAAACAGTGGTTAAAGAATTTGTTTTAGCAGGACTATCACAGACACCTATAGGACAAGAAGGGCTCTTtgtgttgttcttcttcttctatatTTTAACTTGGGTGGGCAATGTACTTATCATGGTCACAGTGGCTTCTGAAGCCCGTCTGCATTCATCCCCAATGTATTTCCTCCTTGGCAACCTCTCCTTCCTGGACTTGTGCTATTCTTCAGTGACTACTCCCAAACTTCTAGTTGATTTCCTAGCAGAAAAGAAACTCATCTCCTATGGACAATGCATTGTACAGCTCTTTTTCTTGCATGTCATTGGTGCAGCTGAGATGTTCTTGCTTACAGTTATGGCTTATGATCGCTATGTTGCTATCTGTAGACCTCTTCACTATACCACCATCATGAACCGGGGAATATGTTGTGTATTAGTGATTGCCTCCTGGATGGGTGGCTTTGTACATTCTACAGTCCAGACAATCCTGACTATCCGCTTGCCTTTCTGTGGACCAAACCAGGTAGATAACTTTTTCTGTGATGTTCCTCCAGTCATCAAACTTGCCTGCACAGACACCTTTGTCATTGAGTTGCTAATGGTATCCAACAGTGGCCTGATCTCCACCAGTTGCTTTATagtcttaatttcttcttatGCTGCTATTTTGTTGAAGATACGttccaaggaaggaaggagcaaag
The DNA window shown above is from Sminthopsis crassicaudata isolate SCR6 chromosome 2, ASM4859323v1, whole genome shotgun sequence and carries:
- the LOC141553419 gene encoding olfactory receptor 4Q2-like, producing MGQGNQTVVKEFVLAGLSQTPIGQEGLFVLFFFFYILTWVGNVLIMVTVASEARLHSSPMYFLLGNLSFLDLCYSSVTTPKLLVDFLAEKKLISYGQCIVQLFFLHVIGAAEMFLLTVMAYDRYVAICRPLHYTTIMNRGICCVLVIASWMGGFVHSTVQTILTIRLPFCGPNQVDNFFCDVPPVIKLACTDTFVIELLMVSNSGLISTSCFIVLISSYAAILLKIRSKEGRSKALSTCGSHLMVVTLFFGPCIFIYARPFSTFSVDKLVSVSYNVITPMLNPLIYTLRNKEVKSAMRKVWIKC